DNA from bacterium:
CGATGATTCCCACGGTCGCCTCATCGCCGATGACGAATTCCTCTACCAATGCGGAACCGAATGCATCCAAGACATCCGCGAGCACGTCGGGAAGACTGACGATCGTCGCCGAGAGCGCGATACCGTGTGATGCACCTTCGTTGCCTGGTTTTACGATGTAGGGCGGACCGAACCGTGAGAAGACCTTCTTCGCCATTTCCCCCGTATCCATCTGCTGTGAGAGCGTGAATCCGATCGAATGCGGCATCCGTATGCCCGCACGCTTCAAGACGAGCGCGCTCTGTATCTTATTGAGCGCGAGCGCGGAGGGTGCGGCGCGGGAACCGGTATACGGGATGTACCCTTGATCGAGGATGCGCTGTACACGACCGTCTTCACCGGCACCACCATGGAGACCGTTCACGACGATATCCACCTGCGTGACGGCGCGGAGCGGTTCCGTCGGCATGCCACGGGAATGCCAGTAGCCTTTCTTGTCGATGAAGATATCGCGCACGTCGTACTCGTTTTCCGGAAGCGCATTCAAAACCGCGCCTCCCGTTTTCAGCGAGAGATCGTATTCGCTTGATGCGCCACCTCTTAGAACGCCAACAACCGTGCGAGCCATGAAAAACGCGCCAGAATTTCCCATCTACATCGTTGCGGGTCCCTCCAGGTTCGTCATCGTACATTTTGTACGCCTCCTCACCTGTCTTCCCGCGCCTCGTATCTAGAAAATTCTGATCACGTTTTAAAGTATACCCCACAAAAAAGAAGGACCGGTCGAATGTCGACCGGTCCGTGATGCTTAGTGCCGCCGCACGGCGTGAGCATCGAACGCTTCGATCTGTGACGGCGACATCGCCATCAGCATACCGAGCCTGAATTTCGCTTGTTCGTAGAGCGGGGTGTTCGCTTTGACGAGCGCCTTCTCCTCTTCGGTGAGGCGATCGAATGCGGTGCGAACTGCGATGTCATGCGTGGTTGCCATTACGGCCTCCATTCACTGGATCCCTGCCCTCAGTGGACATTAGGATAATTATACACCATTTCGGCGTATTTTGTCAATATCCTAGACGAGGGAACTATATACCTATCTACCCTAGACGATAAATTACTTACGTTCCTGCGTCCATTTATTGCCAAATTCGTCGTAGCCCTCTTTTGGCTTACTAAGCTTATCTATCTTCTCTTCCAGATCGTCTATCCGGTCAGAAAGGCTGCCGAGCGCAGCGCGGTGCGCTAAGAAACCGATAAAAGCGACAATTGCAAAAATCCACAGTAGCCACTGCATATCATTTCTTCTTACCTTTTAATTGCTTCTTGCTCTTATAGCCTGACTTGGCGAGTGCGCCAAGCACCTCATCGAATGAGGCGGGAATGGGTTTATGGATTTTGGGCTTGCGGCCGCGTGTTTCTTTCTTGCTCATGCCGTGAGTTTCCTCAAAGGCATTTTACCACTTTTGGCGATACGTCGTGTCGTATCCTCGAATATCGTCTGCATAGGGCTGGTGCGGTGGTTGAACCGGAACGCCACCTCATCGACGTATCGCTGGAGGTGCTTCTTGCTCATCGAATGATAGGTACCGTGATAGTTACGCTTGAAAAGCGCCCAGAATGACTCGATAGAGTTGGTGCTGACGGTGCCGCGTACCCAGTGCTTCTTCCCGTGCTTGATATATCCCCACTGATAGCCGAGCTTCGGCAGCTTCGAGTACACGCGAGCCTCGTCGGACATAATCTTCGTCTTAGGATGGATGTGCTTGCGGATTGTCGGCAAAAGGGTTTCTGTCCCACGATCGGGAACGGCAACAACGCGGATACGGCCACCGCGCTCTGTCATGCCCATAAGCACCTGCTTCTTGCGGAAGCCGTCTTTGCGCTTGTGCTTGCCTCCGAGGTACGTTTCGTCCACCTCGACAACGCCAAGGAGTTTAGCCTTGGACTGCTTAAAAGACGCGCGGATACGCATATCCATGAACCATGCCGTCTTCTGCGTAACGCCGACATGTGAGGCGAGTTCGATGCTGGAGATGCCCTTCTTGCGGGTTGTGAGGAGGTAGATGGCGATGAACCATGAACGCATCGGGATTTTGCTCTCTCCGAAGAGCGTACCGGTCTTGATGGTGAAGTCCTTACGACACTTGTGGCAGCGGTAGCGGATGCCATCGGAGAAGCGCATGATTTGGTTGTGCTTGCAGTGCGGGCAGTAGTCGCCCTTGGCAAAGCGCATACGTTCAAAGTAGGCGCGGCACGCCGCCTCGTCGGGGAAAGCTGCCATGAACTGGGCGAGGGTCTTAAAGTTATTCATAGCCCCATCCTATACTCCCGCTTTAGGGTTGTCAAGTGCTGGAAATAAATATCGCTTCTGCCTGTGGATAAACCCCCTCTATACAAGCGAAAGAGCCTTGCTACGATATTGGTAGACAGCTGCGGAGCGGCTTGGTCGCCTACCTCCGTTGTCATAGCTTGCACCGAAACAGACAACCTGTTTCTTACTCTCGGCACAGGATCCAAAAGACCATGCGCCGATAAGGCGTAACCACCGAAAGGTGCAAGCGCCTGCGCCGGGAGTAAGGGATAGGTTTTTTGAATATCGGAAAAGCGAATACCCCCGAAGTGGGGGCATTAGCGTAGTTGGTCTGGATTGCCTCTCCTAAAAACGGATAGGGCGGGACGACATGAATCCCGGTACAGAACCTATTATTGCGACTTTAGGCCTAAAGTCTTCGAAAACAAGTACTTGTACGGCTGACACGTTTTATAGTGCCTCCCCCTCGCGGGCTTCCGCGATCACCTTCAAAAGGTGATACATGCGTCCGTGGCGAAACTAGGTAAACGCAGTGGATTTGTAATCCACCATCCCCTCGGATTTGCGGGTTCAAGTCCCGTCGGACGCAAATATCAACTCTCAAAGACCATAAACAACAGCCAGTTATCTGACTGTCGCGCACGACTGCTAGTAATTGAACGATCCCGCGGTTCCCCCTTTCAAATCGTTTCCGATTACCACCATTGTAGACGAAGGTGGTACATGCGGTAAATAGAGTTATCCACGCGGATTCGGACTATACAACAATCTTCATGCGATTGGAATTAAGGGTAGCTATCTATATAGTTCCCCTAGACGATGCTGGTCGCTTGTCGTCGCTTACGATGCCACGTAATCGCGAAACGATGCGCCTCAGAATTGGCGAGAAGGATGTCACGTTCAAACGATTGTATGGCATTGAGATTGCCGATGAGACGTTCCGGACGATGGCGTTCGTTCTTTACGACACCCACCAGCGGAATGGTGATACCCGCTTTGGAGAGCACTTTCTTGGCGGCATTCATCTGTGCCGTCGAGCCATCGACGACGATGACGCGCGGATACTGCCATTCAGGATGAAGTAATCGGCGCGACAAGACTTCAGTCAGAGCTCCCGGATCGTTGTTGGTGAATCCCTTCACTTTGAATTTGCGATAGGCGCTTTTGAGCGGTTCCCCTTCTTCGACGGCGACCATGACGCCGACCGTTTCGGTGCCGGAGGTGTGGGCGACGTCGAATGCTTCGATACGTGCGCCGCGTTGCGGGATGTTGCCGCCGCTGGAGATGCGGGAATCATCCTTGATGAGCGCGATGTCGTTGATGTGGGTCAGCGCGCCGACCTGACGGCGTGCGCGTTCGGCATCTTCGAATCGTTCTTCTTTGGCAGCCACTTTCATTTCCTTCTCGAGCTCCTTCACGAGCGTTTTCTTCTTGCCGCTGAAAAGAAGGCAGATGTTGCGGATAGTGATTGCGTATTCCTGCGCATCGGTTTCTCCGGTGCAGACGCCAGGGCACAGCCCTATTTGCCTGTTAAAACAGGGACGGCAATTGGCTTTGCCGGACTTGAGTTGTTCCGAGCATGGGGTGCACTTGTCATCGCGATACGGGAAGATGCGACGCACGAGCTTCATCGCTTCGCGCAGCGCGAGGCCTTGCGGAAACGGGCCGAAAAGCTGCTTCACCTTCCCTCCCTGCCAGTTGGTGAAGTATTCACGACCACGCACGACGAGCAGGCGCGGGAATGCTTCTTCGGTCACCACGAGGTAGTTGAAGCTGCGGTTGTTCTTGTCGATGATGTTGTAGGGCGGCGTGTGCTTCTTGATGAGATTCGCTTCGAGGATCATCGCTTCGAGTACGGAATCCGCTTCTTCCCACGTGATGGTGTCGGCTTCCTGCACCATGGCCGCGATGGCGGTGGAACGCGATTCCTGAAGGCCGGCATTGAAATAGCTGCGCACGCGGTCGCGCAGCACCGTTGCCTTGCCGATATACAAAATCTTCCCGCCCTTCTGGAAGCGGTAGATGCCCGGTGTTTCCGGAAGGTCGAATTTTTGGAGGTCATCTTTCTGCATGACGACTCAGTGTGCAACACTTGACGCCGCACATCAAGCGTTACCTTATTTTTCAGAATCTTCATTTTCCGGCTCTAGCGCTCACCATCCACATCCCCCACTTGCCGCCAATCGCGTGCGGGCGTATATCTGCGGCAGAAGTCGTCCCGAAGTGGGAACGACCGTAAACGTCCAAGGAGATTGGAATGGACCTACAGAAATGGCTGGTATGGGCGGTAACGCTCGTGGTGCTCGGCTTCGGTTACTCGATGTGGAGCGGCATGGGCTTTATGGCACTCCTCACGGATTGGTGGCTGGTCGCGCTCCTGAGCGCACTCGTCATCGCGTGGGCGCCGGACATGACGATCGAGTTCGAGACCGGATCGGCCGACTGGATCGCGTGGCTGCTCGTCATGTGCGTCCTCTTCGGCGCATACGGACTGCTCGCCGGCGGTGGTGTCCTTGCGCTCTTC
Protein-coding regions in this window:
- a CDS encoding ATP-grasp domain-containing protein, with the translated sequence MARTVVGVLRGGASSEYDLSLKTGGAVLNALPENEYDVRDIFIDKKGYWHSRGMPTEPLRAVTQVDIVVNGLHGGAGEDGRVQRILDQGYIPYTGSRAAPSALALNKIQSALVLKRAGIRMPHSIGFTLSQQMDTGEMAKKVFSRFGPPYIVKPGNEGASHGIALSATIVSLPDVLADVLDAFGSALVEEFVIGDEATVGIIEGFRGEDLYALPPARVVYPESSQYLHFDHHRSSEIRHLVPSDFTEMEKRALMDAARAAHRALGLRDSSRSDFIVTRRGPYLLEVNSLPGLYENAAMPRLLESVGAGVKDYLTHLIHR
- a CDS encoding IS1595 family transposase — translated: MNNFKTLAQFMAAFPDEAACRAYFERMRFAKGDYCPHCKHNQIMRFSDGIRYRCHKCRKDFTIKTGTLFGESKIPMRSWFIAIYLLTTRKKGISSIELASHVGVTQKTAWFMDMRIRASFKQSKAKLLGVVEVDETYLGGKHKRKDGFRKKQVLMGMTERGGRIRVVAVPDRGTETLLPTIRKHIHPKTKIMSDEARVYSKLPKLGYQWGYIKHGKKHWVRGTVSTNSIESFWALFKRNYHGTYHSMSKKHLQRYVDEVAFRFNHRTSPMQTIFEDTTRRIAKSGKMPLRKLTA
- a CDS encoding GIY-YIG nuclease family protein, whose translation is MQKDDLQKFDLPETPGIYRFQKGGKILYIGKATVLRDRVRSYFNAGLQESRSTAIAAMVQEADTITWEEADSVLEAMILEANLIKKHTPPYNIIDKNNRSFNYLVVTEEAFPRLLVVRGREYFTNWQGGKVKQLFGPFPQGLALREAMKLVRRIFPYRDDKCTPCSEQLKSGKANCRPCFNRQIGLCPGVCTGETDAQEYAITIRNICLLFSGKKKTLVKELEKEMKVAAKEERFEDAERARRQVGALTHINDIALIKDDSRISSGGNIPQRGARIEAFDVAHTSGTETVGVMVAVEEGEPLKSAYRKFKVKGFTNNDPGALTEVLSRRLLHPEWQYPRVIVVDGSTAQMNAAKKVLSKAGITIPLVGVVKNERHRPERLIGNLNAIQSFERDILLANSEAHRFAITWHRKRRQATSIV